One Microtus pennsylvanicus isolate mMicPen1 chromosome 10, mMicPen1.hap1, whole genome shotgun sequence genomic window, aagtctttattttcttaaaggagAAGCCAGACAGGACTAGGGAGACTTAGGAAGGACCTTTAAGGCAAAACTGGAGTCTTGGAGGTGTGTGTATTAAGGCAGCAGTGGCCAGAGGGGATGGGCAGACTGGGCTGGGCTAGGAGTTGAATGCACTAGCTAGCCAGtctggcttcttcctcttctgacaGCCTGGCCTCCCCTCCTGTGAAGCTTTGCTCCCACATCCTAGAAGCTCCTACCTTCAACTTCCTCTAAATAGTCTCTGAGCTCACATGTAAATTTAATGTTTGCTGTGGTTagtttaaatgctttcttttccatttgggCTATGTAACAATTTGGCTCTGTCACTCCCTTCACTGTGAcaatcccctcccactcctgctcTGGCCTAGACAATAAGTTAATgccaaaaaccacaaaaaaaaggGCAGACATGGCAGTGCGggtttaatatacatatatgtagaatatatatgtacacacagttAGCACGGTCAAGATGGGGAAGGGCATCTTGGGACAGGTAGGAGGCTGGGTTCACTCACTGTACTCTGTGACTTGGCGGCATCCACAAACCCAAATGAGAAAGGTTACCAAGTCCCTTCCTGGATTGAATTAGGGTGGTAATCAGCGCAAAGGAAACCACTGTAATTAACTCCTTTTTGGGGTATTCCAGAGTGTGAAGGCTACCTACAATATCCATATTGGGACCCTTAGGTGTGGGCAGGTTGAGGTTAAAACCTACAGATCTCATTCCCCAACCTCCTTAGGCTCAGGGTCAGTATATGCAACAGTCTCTATTTAGGAATAAAGGAGTAGAAAgtgggcctgtctctgcctgcatcCCTATCTCAGGCTCAGTAGTGCTTGGTCCCAGCATAGTCTCTCCAGAGCAGAAGAAGTTGGGGACATCAAATGCTGGCTTTTCCATGGGGTTTGATTTTGGGGGGCGGCCAGGAAAGGATCTAGTGGTCTTCTCATTAAGATTTCTGGCTCATACCCATCCCAGGCCCATGACAAGGGCATAAAAGAGGGCCTACTGGCGCTCAGGACTTCAGCCTAAGGAACAGCAGGAAACTGGACTCCAGCCAGTCCAGAAGAGATTTACAAACACTGAATTCTGGCTTTGCTTTCCCCTTCCAGGTAGAGGTTGAGTTGCCTCTTACCTTCCTTCCCCATTGGTTTTCTTTAGCTCTAACCATCTCTCCCATACCTCATCTTTACCTTAACTCCTCAGTGCAGGAAAATGCAGGTCCTTTCTGCTTCCATACTTTAAAGATGTGGGGGAAgagtggaggaaaggggaggaggaggattgTGCCGATTTCTATTTACATAGAAATAGCTTCCACCTCCCCTATAGTGGGGAAATTAAGCCCCCCCTCCCCTGACTCCAGTCCCCTCATGAGGAGGAGGAACTAGATgagctagacagacagacagccagaGCGtgtgaacacgcacacacacgcgtaAAGTAAGGGGGTTAGGACCAAGTTAGTAAGTGGGTACAGGGCAGGGGGAGTGCCCTAGCCCCTCCCGGtgaggatggggaagggagtggTCTGATGAAGATCaaccttcctcctcttcctcccccttgcTCAAGCCTTCTTTGGTGGGGGAGCCAATTTGATGATTTCTTCCTCAGAGGGCTGCCGGATAATGTCTGGAAAAGCAAAGATGGGTGTGTCCAGGGATAGAAGTTAACCAGGCAGGCCCATTGAGCATCCATCTCCACTCCCCAAATTCAGGGTGATTCTCCACTCTTAAGAATATagtcagagaagaaaagaagcagtGTAGCTATGCCCAAGGCATGGCCTGTTACCTTTGTACTTCTTGGCACTGGGGATACGGGTTAGCTTGGTGTCCAGCTCATCCTCCTCCGAGATCTTCAGCACGCGGGTTCTGTAGTCGACCACCATAGTGAGTAGGTCAGGACGACGGGATATCTCAAAGATGTGCTCAATGTAGGAGAGGTTGTCTGGAGGAAGGCAGCTTGAGTCAGAACTTGGCGACAGAGGTCAGCTTCTACCCTGTCAAACTGGTATTCTTGAACCAACACTGACTGCTTACATTGGTTACTGGAGGGGACAACAGCGAAAGAAGGGGGTGCTAAGCCAGTAAAAGGAAGCTTGCGGCAGCCATGCAATTCTGAGGACTGATCTAGGTAGGACGGGTGTCAATGAAAGTTTTAGGGCATAAATGGGAAATAACGACTAAATATCAAGTCCATCCTTGGGAAGGGACAATAGAAAAACTGCCTTCAAACTTAGCCCACACCCATTCtgtcctttttccattttctttccaaatgaGTATCGGAATTCAAGACACCACATGTGGAAAAGGATGAGATTTAGAGCCAATCAAAAATGTTCTGTGTCCAGTAAGAAAAGCTACTTAGAGAAAGCACTGACAAAGACAGGGTGGTTTGTGAAGATTGTGTATGCCTCCTGCCCTGATTGCTGCAATAGTCCCTATTGCAGTCCTCCTTCGGTGTCCCTCCCTGCCATCTATCAGACTAGAGCCAGAAGAGTTCATACAAAGGACTCTGACTTCCCTTTCAGACCCATCTAACTCAAGCTTTACATTCTCAGGTAATCAGATCCAATCTTTTTAAGTCCAGCCAAGGTTCTCTGGGTTCTGCTTTAGGAATCCCACTTGCCTTGGGGATGGTCTATTATTATcattgtgtatgagtgtgggcaaagtacatggaggtcagaggacaactttgaggagTTGGTT contains:
- the Pea15 gene encoding astrocytic phosphoprotein PEA-15, whose amino-acid sequence is MAEYGTLLQDLTNNITLEDLEQLKSACKEDIPSEKSEEITTGSAWFSFLESHNKLDKDNLSYIEHIFEISRRPDLLTMVVDYRTRVLKISEEDELDTKLTRIPSAKKYKDIIRQPSEEEIIKLAPPPKKA